In [Phormidium] sp. ETS-05, the genomic window CAGCCCCAAAGGACTGTTCGCCTTCGTTTCCTGCGCCCTCACCGCCACCTCGATCGGCATTGCCGGTCCCGCTTTCGCCCTCCTGCGACCCGGTGACAGCGGCGAAGCCGTCGCCAAACTGCAATATCGCTTAGGCGAACTCGGCTATTTCCAGAATAGTTACACCGGTTACTACGGGGAAGCCACCAGCGAAGCCGTCAGAGAATTTCAACGCCACAACGGACTAACAGATGATGGCGTCGTTGGCGACAAAACCCAATCCGCCCTAGATAAAATATATCCCCAACCCGCACCCGCCACCACCCAACCCACCGTCCGTCTCGGCAGCAAAGGTGCAACAGTTTTCCGCATCCAGCGGCAACTTAGCTCCCTCAAATACTTCAACTACCAGCAAATGAATGGTGAATTTGACGAAGCCACCGAAGCCGCGATTAAACAATTCCAAGCTGATAACGAACTAGCCACCGATGGCGTTGTGGGCGAAAAAACTCACATGGCTCTCGCTAACCTCACTGGTTTGTAGTTAGTGCCCCCACGACATAGCAAAAAACCAAAGAAACCGGGTTTCTAGCAAGATTTTTCGCAACCAACGGGGAATTTAGTTAAGACCTGAAGGTAAGCATAGCGGAGGCGATCGCGCCGCTGGCAGCTTACCTTCGTCCCCGGTTTCTGAACCCCACGGTTGAGCAAAAACGGGGGCACGGCGTTATTGATATTTCTCGTGTTTTGCGATATATTAACGATGCCGTGCCCCTACGGGCGTTAAATTGGGGTAATTTTGGGGTTTTGTAGTTAAATTATCATTTGTAGGGGCACGGCATCATAAATATTTCGGTGTCACGATGAATTTTTATAACGCCGTGCCCCCCACGTCATGGCAAAGAACCAAAGAAACCGGGTTTCTAGCAAGATTTATCGCGATAAACGGGGAATTTAATTAAGAAACCCGGTTTCTGAAACCCCACGAGATGATGAAGAGCCAAAGAAACCCGGTTAATACACATCTAACTTTTCGGCTATACCTACTAAGCTATTTGATAACTGGCGATTTTCGGAAGTCCAATCAACTTCACTGGAGCAGGTCTGGACTCTCCATTACACACCTGATGAATTCCCATTCACCAGTTCCGATATCGAAGAGTGCTGGCGAAGGAAGCTGAGAAACAGCCACCCGGAACCCGTAGTTGTTGTTCCTGTTGTCCCAATCGTTCCTGTTGCGCTGCCCGGAGCGGCAATTCCTGGGGTTGTTGTTCCAGGAACCTCCACGCTGCACTCGGAATAGCCCGCCCCAATTTTACTATACCACAAAAACCAGAGAAGTCAAGATTTTTTTCGCAATCGCCAAGTATTTCCATGTTTCAGGTGAGCTACCCAACTGCGTAAACAATCGGTAATCTCCACTCGCGTGATTTTACCATCACTGTAGTCCCGTTGTAGCCTTTTAAACCGCCGTCTTGCACGCCGTAAATTTTCACTGCGCACTCTGATATAATCAGGAAAAACCCGAAACCCCACAAAATTGGCTCCGGTTCTGGTTTCAAATAACTGACTTTTAATGGGATGAATTGTCAGGCGAAGAGTTGCCAAATACTCCTCTATTGCTACCCTACAGTCAGCAAGAAACTGCTTATCATCCCCAAACAGTGCAAAATCATCTACATATCGCAGATATTTGGGGACTTTAGCTGCTCTTGCACAAAATGGTCAAACCCATTTAAATACACATTAGCAAAAAACTGGCTAGTGAGATTGCCTATGGGTAAACCCCGGCGACGTTGGAGGGGAGTAAGCAAATCATCCCCGGAAAATATTGTATCACAGATTCTTGCTCATTGCTACCATCAATTAACTTATCAATCAACCACAAAGTATCAGCACATTTTATCTTGCGGCGGATTAATGATTTTAGAATCTCATGGTCGATGGTGGGAAAATACTTCCTAATGTCACATTGGAGAACATAACGATCGGAACGAGCTAACTTAGTAAAACGACGCAAAGCTCGGTGAGTGCCAAAACCCACCCGGTTAGCATAAGAATAGAGGATAAATGTCCTCTCAAAAATCTACCGATAATATGGCACAAAGCATGATGAACTACTCTATCTCGGTAGGGAGCAGCGGAAATCATCCGGCGTTTTGGTTCGACGATTTCAAATGTTTTGTAACCTCCCGGACGATAAGTTTTTGATTTTAGCTCTGCTTGGAGTTGAAATATTTCTGATTCTAGGTTATAATTAAACCGCAGAACATTTTCTTGAAATCTT contains:
- a CDS encoding peptidoglycan-binding protein, translated to MESLAYIHLVEAYEQPIEQSISLRVKLPKFSPKGLFAFVSCALTATSIGIAGPAFALLRPGDSGEAVAKLQYRLGELGYFQNSYTGYYGEATSEAVREFQRHNGLTDDGVVGDKTQSALDKIYPQPAPATTQPTVRLGSKGATVFRIQRQLSSLKYFNYQQMNGEFDEATEAAIKQFQADNELATDGVVGEKTHMALANLTGL